In Zunongwangia sp. HGR-M22, the sequence TGGTTTAAGCTTATTTTGGAATGAATTCTTACCATTTTCAAAGAAATTATGGACAAGTTCTTTCACCCTTTATACTGTGGGTATCGATTTATGTATTATTGGTTTTTTAATATTTATAATTGAATTAAAAAACATCAAATTTGGCACCTATTTTTTCACTGTTTTTGGTAAAAATCCCTTGTTTATTTATCTATTTTCAGAATTGTTTTTTATAAGCCTGTGCTTAATTCATACCCCTTCAGGAGAACGAGTTTTTGATTGGTTGAGTCAGCATGTTTTTCAGAATATTTATTCAGGGAGTTTTGGAGCCTTGCTTACCGCTTTATTCATCATGGGAGTTTGTTGGCTTTTGGGGTGGATATTAGATAAAAATAAAATATATATAAAGCTATAATATGTTGGTTTTAAAAAAAGTAAGTTTATTTCTTACAATCTTCTTTTTCATTTCTCAAATGCAGATTTGGGCGCAAGAAGTGAATTCATTTAGTTTAGTAGATGAGAATGAAATATCGACTATTGTAATCGATGATTCTGAAGCCGAAGTGGTTAAAATTGCAGGAAATCTTCTGAAAAATGATATCAAAAATATCAGCGGAAAAATCCCAAATTTAGGAAATTCACTCGAAGAAAATATAGTGTTAGCAGTAACCTTAGGCAAAAGCAAGTGGATTAAGCAACTTGTTTATTCCAACAAAATAGATGTCTCTGATATTGAAGGAAAGTGGGAAACTTATAAAATTCTCGTCGTAGAGAATCCATTTGATGAGGTGAAAAAGGCATTAGTTATTATAGGTTCAGATAGAAGAGCAACTGCCTATGGTTTGTTAGAAATTTCAAGAAAAATAGGAGTTTCTCCATGGGAATGGTGGGCAGATGTAGTTCCTGAAAAATCGCAAAATATTCAGCTAAATATCGCTTCGGAAACTTTTGGAGAACCATCAGTAAAGTATCGAGGTATTTTTTTAAATGATGAAGATTGGGGACTTCAACCCTGGGCTGCGAATACTTTTGAGCCTGAAACTAATGATATTGGTCCCAAAACCTATGCTAAAGTTTTTGAATTGTTATTAAGATTGCGCGCCAATACCATTTGGCCGGCAATGCATTCTAGTACCAAAGCTTTCTATCACTATCCAGAAAATAAAAAAGTAGCCGACGATTATGCAATAGTTGTTGGAAGCTCTCATGCAGAGCCTATGTTAAGCAATATCAATGCAGAGTGGGATCATGAAACAATGGGGGATTATCGTTACGATACCAATGCTTCGAGTATAAAAAAGTTCTTCGAAAAAAGAACAAAAGCGACTGCAAATTACGAAGGTATTTATACGCTGGGAATGCGTGGTGAACACGACTCTCCAATGATTGTGGGTAACGAAGATGTAGCTTCACAAGTAAGTTTATTGGAAAATGTAATTAACGATCAGCGCGAAATCCTGAAAAAATATAAAGCAGATTATCCAAATACTCCTCAGGCTTTTGTTCCGTATAAAGAAGTGCTGCATTATTATAAAAACGGATTAAAAGTTCCGCGTGATGTAACGCTAATCTGGACAGACGATAATTATGGATATATAAGACAACTGAGTACCGAAAGCGAGCAAAATCGTAAAGGAGGATCGGGTGTTTACTATCATACTTCCTATTGGGGAAGACCACATGATTATTTGTGGTTAAATTCTACCAATCCGGTACTTATGTGGGAAGAGCTTCATAAAGCTTATTCTTTAAATGCCAGAGAAATGTGGATTTTAAATAGTGGAGATATTAAGCCACATGAATATAATATTGAGCTTTTTATGGATATGGGCTGGGATATTTCAGCATTTGAGAAATCTGAAAAAGTTGAAAGCCATCAGTTGTCTTGGGCCAAAAGAGAATTTGGTAAAGAAGTTTCTTCCGCGATTAGTGAAATTATGAAAAGTTATTATCATCTAGCATTTCAGAGAAAACCGGAGTTTATGGCTTGGAGCCAGGTAGAGCCTGTGACTAAAAATAAGGAAACACAGTTATCTTCGATACATTATGGTGATGAGGTTACTACGAGAATAAATCAATATCAGCAATTAGTTGCTTCCGTAGATAGCATTAAAAATCAGATAACTAATAATAGAAAAGATGCTTTTTATGAACTTGTTTATTATCCGGTAAAAGCAGCTGCGGCTTTAAACAAAATGTGGCTTTACGCTTATAAAAATAAATTTGTTGCCACACAAAATAGAGAAAGTGCTAAATATTATGCGCAAAAATCTGCGGAAGCTTATGAAGCTATAGCGCAGATGACATCATGTTATAATGATTCCATTCAAAATGCAAAGTGGAAATATATAATGAATAAGTCGCCTCGTAATCTTCCGGTTTTTGATCAGCCAGCTTATATGGGTG encodes:
- a CDS encoding glycosyl hydrolase 115 family protein, producing MLVLKKVSLFLTIFFFISQMQIWAQEVNSFSLVDENEISTIVIDDSEAEVVKIAGNLLKNDIKNISGKIPNLGNSLEENIVLAVTLGKSKWIKQLVYSNKIDVSDIEGKWETYKILVVENPFDEVKKALVIIGSDRRATAYGLLEISRKIGVSPWEWWADVVPEKSQNIQLNIASETFGEPSVKYRGIFLNDEDWGLQPWAANTFEPETNDIGPKTYAKVFELLLRLRANTIWPAMHSSTKAFYHYPENKKVADDYAIVVGSSHAEPMLSNINAEWDHETMGDYRYDTNASSIKKFFEKRTKATANYEGIYTLGMRGEHDSPMIVGNEDVASQVSLLENVINDQREILKKYKADYPNTPQAFVPYKEVLHYYKNGLKVPRDVTLIWTDDNYGYIRQLSTESEQNRKGGSGVYYHTSYWGRPHDYLWLNSTNPVLMWEELHKAYSLNAREMWILNSGDIKPHEYNIELFMDMGWDISAFEKSEKVESHQLSWAKREFGKEVSSAISEIMKSYYHLAFQRKPEFMAWSQVEPVTKNKETQLSSIHYGDEVTTRINQYQQLVASVDSIKNQITNNRKDAFYELVYYPVKAAAALNKMWLYAYKNKFVATQNRESAKYYAQKSAEAYEAIAQMTSCYNDSIQNAKWKYIMNKSPRNLPVFDQPAYMGVNSSQESGIGLSLEGHEMEYNQNTTNAHSDVLPVFNAYTNNSYYIDVFLKGKEAQNWSTKTNVPWLKLSKTEGKLSTENPEDRIIVSIDWDLVPKGEDKKEAPLGHDYQLIPPSFKVNTTLDILANSEKKTVGISVFNPELKELKEYNGFIEDKGFVVINAENPTENKKGTETFWEPIQNLGYTGKVMQAKPYKAAPIAINDSVLKNSAILSYDFYTFNYGEVAIRLASLPTHPLNENYGVRCAVAIDDNSPEIIDFETQGRSEDWKENVLRNRTVKSISSILNKPGKHTLKIYIIDPGLMIDQILIDLGGLKNAYAFPAETKSK